One Gloeobacter morelensis MG652769 DNA window includes the following coding sequences:
- the minD gene encoding septum site-determining protein MinD, whose amino-acid sequence MSGKVIVITSGKGGVGKTTSSANLGMALASRGKSVVLIDADFGLRNLDLLLGLENRVVYTILEVLDGECRLEQALVRDKRQPGLALLPAVQRRDKSAVTPEQMQELTGRLAEMFNYVLIDCPAGIEQGFRNAISGAHTAIVVTTPEVSAVRDADRVIGLLGAAGVGEPRLVINRYRPQLAQTNDLMSVDDVLEILAVKLLGVVPEDEQVITTTNRGEPIVLAASPPPAGQAFINIARRLEGEDVPLMEFKLPAGNGFIARLRALFTGR is encoded by the coding sequence ATGAGCGGCAAAGTAATCGTCATTACCTCGGGCAAAGGCGGCGTCGGCAAGACGACCTCCTCGGCCAACCTCGGGATGGCCCTCGCCTCCCGCGGCAAGTCCGTGGTGCTCATCGACGCCGACTTTGGGCTGCGCAATCTGGATCTGCTGCTGGGTCTCGAAAATCGCGTAGTCTATACTATTCTTGAAGTTCTCGACGGCGAGTGCCGTCTGGAGCAGGCTCTCGTGCGCGACAAGCGCCAGCCGGGGTTGGCGCTGTTGCCGGCGGTGCAGCGCCGCGACAAATCGGCGGTCACCCCCGAGCAGATGCAGGAACTCACCGGTCGCCTCGCCGAGATGTTCAACTACGTGCTCATCGACTGTCCGGCGGGCATCGAGCAGGGATTTCGCAACGCCATATCGGGCGCCCACACGGCGATCGTGGTGACCACGCCGGAGGTCTCGGCGGTGCGCGACGCGGACCGGGTGATTGGGCTATTGGGTGCGGCGGGGGTAGGCGAACCGCGGCTGGTTATCAACCGCTACCGCCCGCAACTGGCCCAGACCAACGACTTGATGTCGGTGGACGATGTGCTGGAGATTCTGGCGGTGAAGTTGCTCGGAGTCGTTCCCGAGGACGAGCAGGTGATTACGACCACCAACCGCGGCGAACCGATCGTGCTGGCCGCCAGTCCGCCGCCTGCGGGCCAGGCTTTTATCAACATCGCCCGCCGCCTGGAGGGGGAGGATGTGCCGTTGATGGAGTTCAAGCTGCCTGCGGGCAACGGCTTTATTGCCCGCTTGCGCGCCCTATTTACCGGACGCTGA
- a CDS encoding pyruvate kinase, whose translation MSPVQLQLQSLIDQLDTIRSHAERLKQQFGEHLQQVHPHFADSAHNLIEYLALRQFDLREIQEQLSGLGLSSLGRTEAHTMASLNAVVQVLQRLAGRGGEVVSFADDYARGRDLLTAHTEALLGPRPATRATRIMVTLPSEAESDYPLLRNLIRAGMNCARINCAHDSEPVWERMVGNIRRAEREVGCACRILMDLGGPKLRTGPLAEVLTLRRGEGLVLCRGPEQGKSACENSPARVVCAVSEIYGGVQVGEAVLFDDGKIESVVRGVAPDEIQLEITRADDKGSRLAADKGINFPESRLELRGLSEQDLEHLDFVARRADLVGMSFANEPEDVFALQAALGERGAGHLGIVLKIETRRGFEQLPRLILAAMRSYPAGVMIARGDLAVECGWERTAEVQEEILWLCEAGHMPVIWATQVLEKLAKKGLPSRAEITDAAMSQRAECVMLNKGPHVVEAVHSLADILCRMQEHQRKKTATLRSLKVSNLA comes from the coding sequence ATGTCCCCCGTTCAACTACAGCTGCAATCGCTGATCGATCAGCTCGACACCATCCGTTCCCATGCAGAGCGCCTCAAGCAACAATTCGGTGAGCACCTCCAGCAAGTGCATCCCCACTTTGCCGACAGCGCCCATAACTTGATCGAATATCTCGCCCTGCGCCAGTTCGACCTGCGGGAGATTCAGGAGCAGTTGAGCGGTTTGGGCCTCTCGTCACTGGGCCGCACCGAGGCGCACACGATGGCGAGTTTGAACGCCGTGGTGCAGGTGCTCCAGCGGCTCGCGGGCCGCGGCGGCGAGGTCGTCTCTTTTGCGGACGATTATGCCCGGGGCCGGGATCTGCTCACCGCCCACACCGAGGCGCTCCTGGGACCGAGGCCCGCGACGCGCGCCACCCGGATCATGGTTACCTTACCCAGCGAAGCTGAGAGCGATTACCCGCTGTTGCGCAATCTCATCCGGGCCGGGATGAATTGTGCGCGCATCAATTGTGCCCACGACAGCGAGCCGGTCTGGGAGCGCATGGTGGGCAACATCCGCCGCGCCGAGCGGGAGGTGGGGTGCGCCTGCCGGATCTTGATGGACCTGGGCGGGCCGAAATTGCGCACCGGCCCGCTTGCCGAAGTCCTCACCCTGCGCAGAGGTGAGGGACTCGTCCTCTGCCGTGGCCCAGAACAGGGCAAGTCTGCCTGCGAAAATTCCCCGGCGCGCGTGGTGTGCGCGGTCAGCGAGATCTACGGCGGTGTGCAGGTGGGCGAGGCGGTGCTGTTCGACGACGGCAAAATCGAGAGCGTCGTGCGGGGGGTGGCGCCGGACGAAATCCAGCTGGAGATCACCCGGGCCGACGACAAAGGCAGCCGTCTGGCCGCCGACAAGGGGATCAATTTTCCCGAGAGCCGCCTGGAGCTTCGGGGGCTGAGCGAACAGGATCTGGAGCACCTCGATTTTGTCGCCCGCCGCGCCGACCTCGTCGGGATGTCCTTCGCCAATGAACCCGAGGATGTCTTTGCGCTGCAGGCGGCCCTGGGCGAGCGGGGGGCAGGACATCTGGGCATTGTGCTCAAGATCGAAACGCGCCGGGGCTTCGAGCAGTTGCCCAGACTGATCCTGGCTGCCATGCGCTCCTATCCGGCCGGGGTGATGATCGCCCGCGGGGATCTGGCGGTCGAGTGCGGCTGGGAGCGCACCGCCGAGGTGCAGGAGGAAATCCTCTGGCTGTGCGAAGCGGGGCACATGCCGGTGATCTGGGCGACCCAGGTACTCGAAAAACTGGCCAAAAAGGGTTTGCCCTCGCGCGCCGAGATCACCGACGCGGCGATGAGCCAGCGCGCCGAGTGCGTCATGCTCAATAAAGGCCCCCACGTCGTGGAAGCGGTGCACTCCCTCGCCGACATCCTCTGCCGCATGCAGGAGCACCAGCGCAAAAAAACCGCCACCCTGCGCAGCTTAAAAGTTTCCAACCTTGCTTAG
- a CDS encoding nitroreductase family protein, with protein MDKSASTDYPIHELLAARWSPYAFAERSVSDDDLCSLFEAARWAPSSYNEQPWNYVVAKRENSEEFQKLLCCLVEGNQTWAQAAPVLALGIVRLRFVLNDQPNRAAVHDLGLAAANLTVEATARGLFVHQMIGIVPEKAREVYEIPEGSAAWTALAIGYPGDPNRLPERLGERDLTPRRRKPLREFVFGGIWGKASPIVSQSEAG; from the coding sequence ATCGACAAAAGCGCCTCAACGGATTATCCGATCCACGAACTTCTGGCCGCCCGGTGGAGTCCGTACGCCTTTGCGGAGCGGTCCGTTTCAGATGACGATCTCTGTTCATTGTTTGAAGCGGCCCGCTGGGCACCGTCTTCCTACAACGAGCAACCCTGGAATTATGTAGTTGCGAAGCGGGAAAATTCCGAGGAGTTCCAGAAACTCCTCTGCTGTCTTGTAGAAGGAAACCAGACCTGGGCACAGGCTGCACCGGTGCTGGCTTTGGGTATTGTGCGGCTGCGCTTTGTCCTGAACGATCAGCCCAACCGGGCAGCCGTCCACGATCTGGGCCTCGCCGCGGCGAATCTGACTGTGGAGGCGACGGCACGGGGACTGTTCGTCCATCAGATGATCGGGATCGTTCCTGAGAAGGCCCGCGAGGTCTACGAGATTCCTGAGGGGTCGGCGGCGTGGACCGCTCTGGCCATTGGCTATCCGGGAGATCCGAACAGGTTGCCGGAGCGGCTTGGAGAGCGGGATTTGACGCCAAGGCGGCGCAAGCCCCTGCGCGAGTTCGTCTTTGGCGGCATCTGGGGAAAAGCGTCGCCGATAGTGTCGCAATCTGAGGCCGGTTGA
- the minE gene encoding cell division topological specificity factor MinE — MVFDLLERLFNRNKTGSATVAKDRLKMVLAVDRTEIAPQTIEQIRKEILDVIVRYFEIDENEKFDVTLERERGSTAIIANVPIRRIRPEHI; from the coding sequence ATGGTCTTCGATCTGCTCGAACGCCTGTTTAACCGCAACAAGACCGGCAGCGCCACCGTCGCCAAAGATCGCCTCAAGATGGTCCTGGCGGTCGATCGCACCGAGATTGCCCCCCAAACTATCGAGCAAATCCGCAAAGAAATTCTCGATGTGATCGTGCGCTACTTCGAGATCGACGAAAATGAAAAGTTCGACGTCACCCTCGAACGGGAGCGCGGTTCGACGGCCATCATCGCAAACGTGCCCATCCGCCGCATCCGGCCCGAACACATCTAG
- a CDS encoding ABC transporter ATP-binding protein gives MIRLENIVKNYTLGEVVVPVLRGIDLAIAAGEYTAIMGVSGSGKSTLMNIIGCLDRPSGGRYLLEGQDVTDRDDDELAEVRNRRIGFVFQQFNLLPRLSALENVMLPMVYAGYTKAERRGRAEAVLAQVGLADRLQNKPSQLSGGQQQRVAIARALVNEPALLLADEPTGALDTRTSEEVMALLTALNDGGITIVIVTHEPEVARQTHRMIRVQDGLIIDDAAVLTGQT, from the coding sequence GTGATTCGACTCGAAAACATCGTCAAGAACTACACCCTGGGCGAGGTGGTCGTGCCGGTGCTGCGGGGCATCGATCTGGCGATTGCCGCCGGGGAATATACCGCGATTATGGGGGTCTCCGGCTCCGGCAAATCGACCCTGATGAACATCATCGGTTGTCTGGATCGCCCGAGCGGCGGGCGCTATCTGCTCGAAGGCCAGGACGTCACCGACCGCGACGACGACGAACTGGCCGAGGTGCGCAACCGCCGCATCGGCTTTGTCTTCCAGCAGTTCAACCTGCTGCCGCGCCTGAGCGCCCTCGAAAATGTGATGCTGCCCATGGTCTATGCGGGTTACACCAAAGCGGAGCGCCGCGGGCGCGCCGAGGCAGTGCTCGCCCAGGTGGGTCTGGCCGATCGCCTGCAAAATAAACCCAGCCAACTCTCCGGCGGCCAGCAGCAGCGCGTCGCCATCGCCCGCGCCCTGGTCAACGAACCGGCCCTACTGCTGGCGGACGAGCCGACCGGCGCCCTCGACACCCGCACCAGCGAGGAAGTGATGGCCCTGCTCACCGCCCTCAACGACGGCGGGATCACGATTGTGATCGTCACCCACGAACCGGAGGTTGCCCGCCAGACCCACCGGATGATCCGCGTCCAGGACGGATTGATCATCGACGACGCGGCGGTGCTCACCGGCCAAACGTGA
- a CDS encoding cobaltochelatase subunit CobN, translated as MRAVLLTGFESFNADLYRQAARLVAAACPELELVVYCDRDISERPQAVAAALAGASAFLGSLLFDYRQVQWLNARLGAIPQRLVFESALELMGQTQLGGFRLGQSKGMPGPVRALLDKFGSGREEDRLAGYLGFLKAGPKFLKFVPGAKARDLRLWLTLYGYWSAGGAQNVAHLFLLLAREYLGARIGPVPEAVPTPDTGLLHPEYTGFFADPSGYLTWYDRHYPERGNWPRVAVLLYRKHVVSKLPYILQLLRRLEACGLRTVPIFVTGVEGHQVVRDWLCGPDESVAPGVARVDAVVSTLGFPLVGGPAGTMEAGRRVEAAVRILERRDVPYLVSAPLLIQDIRSWYRQGVGGLQSVVLYALPELDGAIDPVALGGLVGEQIYLVPERVDRLAGRLQRWVHLRRTPPSRRRVAVIVYGFPPGYGATGTAALLNVPASLVAFLQALAAQGYDLGGAVPTDGEALIARLRQAEQTAQPESAVSPSQLQRWLGYRKSRRIEKHWGALERGDIGFDGRAYGLAGIRLGNVWIGVQPALGILGDPMRLLFEKDLTPHPQYAAFYLWLQREFRADALVHFGMHGTFEWLPGTPLGNTGDSWPDAMVGDLPNLYLYAANNPSESILARRRGLGVLVSHNVPPYTRAGLYKELAQIQELLGEYREEPAANRALEPLILQKVRCAGLDVDCPPDETAFERYADTLHRHLQTLAGRLFSSGLHVLGERPTPRQLLTYLDAYLGDRLEGELLEAVARGGGLEQIRQEAILTAQQQECLREACEVRALLLRTTEELTNLLRGLEGRYIPPAPGGDLIRDGAGVLPTGRNIHALDPYRMPSEGAYQRGRQIAESILSEHRATHGSYPETVAVPLWGLDAIKTRGESVGIVLGLIGARPVKELTGRVVAYELLPLAELGRPRIDVLANLSGIFRDSFANVLEILDDVLRLAGAADEPPEANFLRKHTLEFARRGIADPEARLFSNPAGDYGSLVGDQVVTSSWEASAQLADTWRGRNQYAYGRAERGTARPELLEGLLATTGRIIQQIDSVEYGLTDIQEYYANTGALKLAAERAGGKAVGASFIESYARHPEAIELEKLLRLEYRSKLLNPKWAEQMAAAGSGGAFEISQRFTALIGWAATADFRDGWVYDQAAQTYVLDGAMAERLRRANPEAFRNVVGRLLEANGRGFWQADADTLAHLQAQYGLAEDTIEKI; from the coding sequence ATGCGCGCCGTCCTGCTCACGGGTTTTGAGTCCTTCAACGCCGATCTGTACCGGCAGGCGGCCCGGTTGGTAGCCGCGGCCTGCCCGGAACTGGAACTGGTCGTCTATTGCGACCGGGACATCTCTGAGCGGCCGCAGGCGGTGGCAGCGGCCCTTGCCGGGGCGAGCGCCTTTTTGGGCAGTTTGCTGTTCGACTACCGGCAGGTGCAGTGGCTGAACGCGCGATTGGGGGCCATTCCCCAGCGCCTGGTTTTCGAGTCGGCCCTGGAATTGATGGGCCAAACCCAGCTGGGCGGCTTTCGGTTAGGCCAGAGCAAAGGCATGCCGGGACCTGTGCGCGCCCTGCTCGATAAGTTCGGCTCGGGGCGGGAGGAGGACCGCCTGGCCGGATATTTGGGCTTTCTCAAAGCAGGGCCGAAGTTTCTCAAGTTTGTCCCCGGCGCGAAGGCGCGGGATCTGCGTCTGTGGCTCACGCTCTATGGCTACTGGAGTGCTGGGGGGGCGCAAAATGTCGCCCATTTGTTCTTGCTGCTCGCCCGGGAGTACCTGGGTGCGCGGATCGGGCCGGTGCCCGAGGCTGTACCCACCCCCGACACCGGTCTGCTGCACCCGGAGTACACGGGCTTTTTTGCCGATCCGTCCGGCTACCTCACCTGGTACGACCGGCACTACCCGGAGCGGGGCAATTGGCCCAGGGTGGCGGTGCTGCTGTACCGCAAGCACGTCGTCTCGAAGCTGCCCTACATCCTCCAGTTGCTCCGGCGCCTGGAGGCCTGCGGCCTGCGGACGGTGCCTATTTTTGTCACCGGTGTCGAAGGGCACCAGGTGGTGCGCGACTGGCTTTGCGGCCCGGATGAATCCGTAGCACCAGGGGTGGCCCGCGTCGATGCGGTGGTCTCGACATTGGGCTTTCCGCTGGTGGGTGGCCCCGCCGGCACGATGGAGGCGGGCCGGCGGGTGGAGGCGGCCGTGCGTATTCTGGAGCGCCGCGATGTGCCTTATCTGGTGAGTGCACCCCTTTTGATTCAGGACATCCGCTCCTGGTACCGCCAGGGGGTGGGGGGCTTGCAGTCGGTGGTGCTCTACGCCCTGCCGGAACTGGACGGCGCCATCGATCCGGTGGCGCTGGGCGGGCTGGTGGGCGAGCAGATCTATCTGGTGCCCGAGCGGGTGGACCGGCTGGCGGGCAGGCTCCAGCGCTGGGTGCACCTCAGGCGCACACCGCCCTCCCGGCGGCGGGTGGCGGTGATCGTCTATGGGTTTCCGCCGGGCTACGGGGCGACGGGTACGGCCGCGTTGCTCAACGTGCCCGCCTCGCTGGTCGCCTTTTTGCAGGCCCTCGCCGCCCAGGGCTACGACCTGGGGGGGGCGGTTCCCACCGACGGCGAAGCGCTGATCGCACGGCTGCGCCAGGCTGAACAAACAGCCCAGCCCGAAAGCGCGGTCAGTCCCAGCCAACTGCAGCGCTGGCTGGGATACCGCAAAAGCCGCCGCATCGAAAAACATTGGGGGGCTCTCGAGCGCGGCGATATCGGCTTCGACGGGCGGGCTTACGGTCTGGCGGGCATCCGCCTGGGCAATGTCTGGATAGGTGTGCAGCCCGCCCTGGGTATTCTGGGCGATCCGATGCGGCTGCTGTTCGAAAAAGACCTCACCCCCCACCCCCAGTACGCCGCCTTTTACCTGTGGCTGCAGCGCGAATTTCGGGCCGACGCCCTGGTGCACTTCGGCATGCACGGCACCTTCGAGTGGCTGCCGGGCACCCCCCTGGGCAACACCGGCGACAGCTGGCCCGACGCGATGGTGGGGGATCTGCCGAATCTCTATCTCTACGCCGCCAACAACCCTTCCGAATCGATCCTCGCCCGCCGGCGGGGGCTGGGGGTACTCGTCTCCCACAATGTGCCCCCGTACACCCGCGCCGGTCTTTACAAAGAACTCGCCCAGATCCAGGAATTGCTCGGCGAATACCGGGAGGAACCCGCCGCCAACCGTGCCCTGGAGCCGCTGATTCTCCAGAAAGTGCGCTGCGCCGGGCTCGATGTCGATTGTCCACCCGACGAAACCGCCTTCGAGCGCTACGCCGATACCCTCCACCGCCACCTGCAGACGCTCGCAGGGCGCCTGTTCTCCAGCGGCCTGCACGTGCTGGGAGAGCGGCCCACCCCCCGGCAACTGCTCACTTACCTGGATGCTTATCTCGGGGATCGGCTGGAGGGCGAACTCTTGGAGGCGGTGGCCCGCGGAGGCGGCCTCGAGCAGATTCGCCAGGAAGCGATTCTCACCGCCCAGCAACAGGAGTGTCTGCGCGAAGCCTGCGAGGTGCGTGCCCTGCTGTTGCGCACAACCGAAGAATTGACCAATCTCCTGCGCGGTCTGGAGGGCCGCTACATCCCGCCGGCTCCCGGCGGCGATCTCATCCGCGACGGCGCCGGGGTATTGCCCACCGGCCGCAACATCCATGCCCTCGATCCCTATCGGATGCCGAGCGAGGGTGCCTACCAGCGCGGCCGTCAGATCGCCGAATCGATCCTCAGCGAGCACCGGGCCACCCACGGCAGTTACCCCGAGACGGTTGCCGTCCCCCTCTGGGGGCTCGATGCCATCAAGACCCGGGGCGAATCGGTGGGTATCGTGCTGGGGCTCATCGGGGCGCGACCCGTCAAGGAATTAACCGGCCGGGTGGTGGCCTACGAACTGCTGCCGCTGGCTGAGTTGGGACGACCCCGCATCGATGTGCTGGCCAACCTCTCGGGGATCTTCCGCGACTCCTTTGCCAATGTGCTGGAGATCCTCGACGATGTGCTGCGCCTGGCCGGGGCGGCCGACGAACCCCCCGAGGCCAACTTCCTCCGCAAGCACACCCTCGAATTTGCCCGGCGGGGGATCGCGGATCCCGAGGCGCGGCTATTTTCGAACCCGGCCGGAGACTACGGCTCGCTGGTGGGCGATCAGGTAGTCACCTCCAGTTGGGAAGCAAGCGCTCAACTGGCCGACACCTGGCGCGGTCGCAACCAGTACGCCTACGGCCGCGCCGAGCGGGGCACCGCCCGCCCCGAATTGCTCGAAGGACTGCTGGCCACCACCGGCCGGATTATCCAGCAAATCGATTCAGTGGAATATGGCCTCACCGATATCCAGGAGTACTACGCCAACACCGGTGCGCTCAAACTCGCCGCCGAACGGGCCGGGGGCAAGGCGGTGGGGGCCAGTTTCATCGAGAGCTACGCCCGCCACCCCGAGGCGATCGAACTGGAGAAGTTGTTGCGCCTGGAATACCGCAGCAAATTGCTCAACCCGAAGTGGGCCGAGCAGATGGCGGCGGCGGGCTCCGGGGGTGCCTTCGAGATTTCCCAGCGCTTTACGGCTTTGATCGGTTGGGCAGCGACCGCCGATTTTCGCGACGGCTGGGTTTACGACCAGGCCGCCCAGACCTATGTGCTCGATGGGGCCATGGCCGAGCGGCTGCGCCGCGCCAACCCGGAGGCTTTTCGCAACGTCGTGGGCCGCCTGCTCGAAGCGAACGGCCGCGGCTTCTGGCAAGCCGACGCGGACACACTCGCTCACCTACAGGCGCAGTATGGCCTGGCTGAGGACACTATCGAAAAGATTTGA